AAATGCTCGCATATCCAAATCTGACTTGTTGCGTTTCCGTCGTGAACAAGAGGCTATGAAAAAGAACCCTTCGCCTGCCAAATAATTAACGGAACCTGAGCCCAGCCACTCTGGGACTGCCTCCACTCTGccgcaaaaaagaaaaaggaaagccAAAGCCCAAGATTCTCCAGCGGAAAGAACTCCATTTCAATCCACCATGAAGAAATTCATGGTGAAGGACGGCTCGAGCACTGGTAACCAACATGGCTCTCAAGCGCCCCTCCTCCGTCGTGGAAGAATGCCTTGAAGGAATTTGAAGAATTGACCTCAGATGAAATCACCTCCCTTTGGGACTCCAAAGTGAACTTCAATTCTTTGGTGGAAACAAATTTGGTGTTCGAGGCAGATCGGGAAAGGATTAGGAAGATTGGGCATCAGGAGGCCTGTCAAGCTATAATGACTAAGGGCTTGGAGATTTCTGCAATTTCTAAGATGATTGATCTGGAATCCAAAGGCTTTGATGGAATTTCCACTACCAAGAAACTTCAGGCCAAGGAAAAAGAGAATCTAAACTTGAAGTCAACCCTGCAACTGTTGGAGAAAACCAACAAAGTTACCGAGAAGAAAGCCGCTGATCTGGCTTTGGAAGTAGAGATTCTGAAGAAATCTCTTGAAGAGACTGAAAATTTGAAGAAAGCTGTTGAAGAAAGTAGAGCTCTGTTGAAAACACAGGAAAAAGAAACCAACAAAATCTAGATGGAGGCTCAACAAGTGGTCTCTGAGAATGAGAATTTGAAGAAATCTAACTCTGAACAAGCTGCAACAATCTTCGCCTTGAAGTCCTCCCTCTGTGAGCAATTTGAGAAGGGCTTTGACAAAGCCAAGGAACAAATCCAGTTTTTGAATCCGGACTTGCAAATTTCTTTCGAGGGCAGCAATGTATATGCAAGCATCGTTGATGGGAAACTGGTGGTTCCAAACTTTAATGTGGAGGAtgaaggggaagaagaagaagaagaagaagaggaagaaaacaacaacaacaacaacgatgacaacaacaacaacaacaacaacaatggcgTGGAGGGCGAAGGAGAAAACCATTAATCCTTCGCCTGTGAAGAGAAAGAACAAAGTTGGGCCCTAGGCCCTTTTGAACAATCTTTAACAATTTCTGTCTGTTTTCTCTTTTCCTAACTTGTACTTATGCTTTTGTTTCCCCCTCAGTGTAGTACTTTCAACGTTTTCCCTAGTAATATAAAGTATGTCTTTTGTTGTCTCTACTTTATATATCTATTTCCTTTATTCTAACACTCTACCTTAACAAAAGGAAGAAATGGTCTTTAACGATCTAAACCAAGAATTCGACCCAGCAATCTAAAGTTAGGGCTTAGGAATATATGTAAATATCTGAATGAATAAAGACTAACTTAATCCATTTGTAACTGGAAATTCAGTCACACATGTATACTCCTTTCCACACTTAGAAAATAATTATATGGCTATCCAGTTCTTCAAGTCATTGTGTTGATTGCAAATCATAACTTCGCACAATTTGCAATCATGAATGAAGTTAAAACTTGAATAAAATGTCAATTTGTTTCAAAAAGATTTCAAACATGAACGAAATTAAAGGATGTTTTTAAGGCTAAGCATATTCTCAATTTTAAAGAACCTGTATAACTATAAACTTGGTTTAACATTCAAAGCCTTATCTATGAGAAATGAGAATATTTACTGCTTGAGTACCTTTCACTTTCGCCCTTTGATTCCTACGATAAACGCCAAGAAATAATGATGTAGCTtatcaaaatatttatttaaaattcaaaGTGAAAACTTTGTTATACAACACTCAAAACAAATTTGAAGTTGCTTTACTGAATaactattctttgaattcaTAAGGCCTTTGCACTTTTTGATGTGAACCAAAAAGTATAACTTATCAGAAATGTGTAAAATTTCGATGTTTAAATGTGCTCGCATGGAGGCTAGTGCTCGATTTGGGTAAGCTTAAACCAAATCAAGGTTATGCTCatgaattcgtggtcaaatgctctagttttaagagacttactctttctcaattgtctgacatcgcccaattgatagatcTAAGGTTATTAGTaacaaaaatgaaggaaaatataATGCTGATCAAggcaaaaatatttttaaaaggttatgcctcgttaaaaactctcccgcctggggtagagaaaagagtgcatacctgtttattttaataatgtgcaccgcctcgttaaaaactctgcTTTtcaggtagagaaaagagtgcggCAAACTAAGTCTTGACAACACAAACTAACAGACGTAGTTTTTACCAGACAAACACACAGACATAAAATAAACACAATACGCAGTCTTTAACACAAAAGCAGgaaataaaaacactaaacaaaaCTCCACTGGCTGGCGATTCAACTGTAGTAGTAACGCTGGtgctgtgcattccaagccctAGGAATCCTTCGCCCAGATAACTCCTCCAAGTGATAAGCCCCTTGACCTAGATCACGCAAGATTCTGTAAGGGCCCTCCCAATTGGGTGATAGCTTTGAATCATCAGGACCCTTTGCTTTTCTTCACAGAACAAGATCGCCCACTTCCATGTGTCTAGGGACAACTCTGGTATTGTAACGCCTTTCTGACCTCTGCTTGACTGCAGCCTGCCTAAGCCTGACTTCTTCCTTAACCTCTCCAGCCAAATTCAGATCTATCAGCCTGTTGTCTTGATTCTGATCCTCATCATAAGTTGCAACCCTGAAAGTCACATCCTGTATCTCCACTGGAATCATGGCATCCACTCCATAAGCAAGTTTAAAAGGTGTCTCCCCAGTAGTGGATTGgggagttgtgttgtaagcCCAAATCACAGTTAACAGTTCATCAGCCCATAAACCTTTTGCTTCGCCAAGTCTCTTCTTTATACCATTCAGAATGACTTTATTTGCAGCCTCTACCTGACCGTTAGAttgcggatgctcaacagaaGCAAACCTCATCTCAATTCTCATTTCATCACAAAAATCTCTGACCTTCTTGCTTGTAAATTGTGTTCCATTGTCAGACACCATAGTTGCTGGCACACCAAATCTGCATATTATCTTttgccaataaaatttcttgACCTTTTCTGCAGTAATCTTCGCCATGGATTCTGCCTCTATCCACTTTGTGAAGTAATCAACACAGCAACCAACACAAATCTAACCTGCGCCCCTGCTGGAGTGAAAGGTCCAAGAATATCAACGCCCCACATATCAAATGGCCACGAAGAACTCATGGAACTTAACTCCTCTGGTGGTGCCCTGTGCAAATCAGCATAAACTTGACACTTCTCGCATTTCTTGACATAGTCCATGCAATCACTCTTCAAGGggggccaataaaatcctgccctTAATACTTTCGCAGCCAAAGATCTTCCGCCCACATGGCTTGCACAAACGCCTTCATGGACTTCGAACATAATCCTGTCAGCCTCATCCCTGGTCACACACCTCAGCAAAGGAACTCCAACGCCTCTTCGGTAAAGCTGGTTGCCTAGCAATGTATAGTGACTAGCCTCCCGGATTTGGTCCTTTGAAAATAAAGCCAAGTCAGGTCCATCTGCCTGTAAGCACATTTTAACCCTTTCAATCCAATCTGTTGACACCATCCCAGTTGCCATGACTGCATCATCTTCATTCACACTTGGGCTTTTCAAAGTTTCCTGAATCACTGACTTGTTGTTGCCTGGCTTCTTAGTACTTGCCAATTTGGAAAGTACGTCAGCCCTTGTATTTTCTTCTCTGGGAACACGGTTCACCTGAACATTGTCTATGTGTTTCATCAATTCTTGCGCCTTTCCTAGATATTTTTCCAATTGCACATCCTTAGCTTGATATTCACCCTTTATCTGATTCGCCACGAGCTGAGAATCGGTTTTGATAACGAGACTATGAACATTCATCTCGATAGCCAACCTCATCCCAGCAATGATCGCCTCGTACTCTGCCTGGTTATTTCTTGCTTTGAAATCAAATTTCAAGGACTGCTCAATAATGACTCCGCCCGGGCCCTCAAGAACtattccagctccacttccttTTAAATTAGATGACCCATCAACAGATAAAGCCCATTCCTCTCCTTCTGAAATTTTCGCCTCTGGTGACATCTCATTAACAAAATCAGCTAAGGCTTGAGGTTTAACCTGACCTTTCTTTTCAAACACAATCCCaaactctgacaattcaacagcccaAGAGACCATTCGCCCTGCCAAGTctggcttttgcaaaacttggcgtAGTGAGAAGTCAGTTTTGACTTTAACTTGGAAACCTTGAAAGTAAGGCCTCAGTTTTTGGGCAGAAATGATTAAGGCTAAAGCAGCTTTTTCAATCTTTTGGTATCTCACCTCAGCCCCTTGTAAAGCATGGCTTACAAAATATATGATTCTAGTCTCATCCTTACACTCTTGCAACAAGACAGAACTCACAACATTATCCGATATTGAAATAAAAACCGATAAAGGAATACCTGGAATTGGCTTTGATAATATGGGAGGCTTAGATAGATGCTCCTTCAGATTTTGGAAAGCCTGCTCACATTCTTCTGTCCACTGAAAAaccttgttcttccttaagcaaTGGAAAAATGGAGCCGCCTTGCTTCCAGAGCAAGGTAAAAACCTTGACAAAGCTGCTATCCTTCCTGTTAACTTCTGGACATCTTTCACGGATGTAGGGCTTTGCATTTCcagaatcgccttgcatttatcAGGATTAACCTCTATTCCTCTTCTGAATCCcgaaagagcatttctccggattgAGGCGCATGTTGTGTCCTCTTATTTCTCCAAAAGCCTCTGCTAAATCAATACAATGTCCATCCATCTCCTCTGACTTGACaaccatatcatccacataaatttccATGTTTCTCCCCACTTGTTTCTCAAAGACTCTGTCCATAAGCCTCTGATAAGTAGCTTCagcattcttcagcccaaatggcatagtctgataacaataattggcctgatttgtcatgaaagctgttttctcCTCATCAAGCGCATACATTCAGATTTGATGATATCCagagtaagcatccatcaaaCTCAGCATCCCAAATCCAGAAGCCCTATCCACCAATTTGTCAATGTTTGGGAGAGGATATGAATCCTTTGGACAGTGTTTATTCAAATCTGTGTAGTCTGTGCACATCCGCCACTTCCCGTTactcttcttcaccatcacaACATTACCTAACCAAGTAGGATATTTTACCTCTCTTATAAATCCAGTATCGATCAACTTGTTTGTCTCAGCCTTCACTGCCTGTGCTTTCTCTTCGcccattttccttttcatttgaGAAATTGGCTTCACTCCTGGATTCAACGCTAACTTGTGACATATGAAATCAGGATCTATCCCAAGAAGGTCTTGTGCACTCCAGGCGAACAAATCCATATTTTCAGATAGCAGTTGCACCAACCTAGCCTCCTGCACTGCTGTCAGATTCACTCC
This portion of the Lotus japonicus ecotype B-129 chromosome 3, LjGifu_v1.2 genome encodes:
- the LOC130744069 gene encoding uncharacterized protein LOC130744069: MQSPTSVKDVQKLTGRIAALSRFLPCSGSKAAPFFHCLRKNKVFQWTEECEQAFQNLKEHLSKPPILSKPIPGIPLSVFISISDNVVSSVLLQECKDETRIIYFVSHALQGAEVRYQKIEKAALALIISAQKLRPYFQGFQVKVKTDFSLRQVLQKPDLAGRMVSWAVELSEFGIVFEKKGQVKPQALADFVNEMSPEAKISEGEEWALSVDGSSNLKGSGAGIVLEGPGGVIIEQSLKFDFKARNNQAEYEAIIAGMRLAIEMNVHSLVIKTDSQLVANQIKGEYQAKDVQLEKYLGKAQELMKHIDNVQVNRVPREENTRADVLSKLASTKKPGNNKSVIQETLKSPSVNEDDAVMATGMVSTDWIERVKMCLQADGPDLALFSKDQIREASHYTLLGNQLYRRGVGVPLLRCVTRDEADRIMFEVHEGVCASHVGGRSLAAKVLRAGFYWPPLKSDCMDYVKKCEKCQVYADLHRAPPEELSSMSSSWPFDMWGVDILGPFTPAGAQVRFVLVAVLITSQSG